The following are encoded together in the Pseudomonas sediminis genome:
- the ftsX gene encoding permease-like cell division protein FtsX has product MSASKMPTPQPAERVGAAPRNKVVDGPADEPDFRTLLNAWLESHRASLVDSLRRLARQPIGSFFTCLVMAVALSLPMGLSLLLDNVEKLGGSWQRAAQISLFLDMSAGERDGQALREQIAAMDDVSDAEWISREQALEEFQQLSGLGQALKELPENPLPGVVLVTPKEVDKAKLEALRQRLAELPKVEQAQLDLVWVERLTAILKLGDRFVFGLSLLLILALLLVIGNTIRLHIENRRAEIEVIKLVGGTDGYVRRPFLYMGALYGFGAGIFAWLLLAFGLDWLNDAVVRLAGLYGSDFALGGVPSSDGFSLLLGAVLLGYIGAWLAVARHLNELAPR; this is encoded by the coding sequence ATGAGCGCATCGAAGATGCCCACGCCGCAACCGGCCGAACGTGTCGGCGCGGCGCCGCGCAACAAGGTGGTCGATGGTCCGGCGGATGAGCCGGATTTTCGCACCCTGCTCAATGCCTGGCTGGAAAGCCACCGCGCCAGCCTGGTGGACAGTCTGCGCCGCCTGGCGCGCCAGCCCATTGGCAGTTTCTTCACCTGCCTGGTGATGGCCGTGGCGCTGAGCCTGCCCATGGGACTGTCGCTGCTGCTGGACAACGTCGAGAAGCTTGGCGGCTCCTGGCAGCGGGCGGCGCAGATTTCCCTGTTCCTCGATATGTCCGCCGGTGAGCGCGACGGCCAGGCGTTGCGCGAGCAGATCGCAGCGATGGATGACGTCTCCGATGCCGAGTGGATCAGCCGCGAGCAGGCGCTGGAAGAGTTCCAGCAGCTATCCGGCCTGGGCCAGGCGTTGAAGGAGTTGCCGGAGAATCCGCTGCCGGGCGTGGTGCTGGTGACGCCGAAGGAAGTCGACAAGGCCAAGCTCGAAGCCTTGCGCCAGCGCCTGGCGGAGCTGCCCAAGGTGGAGCAGGCACAGCTCGATCTGGTCTGGGTCGAGCGCCTGACCGCGATCCTCAAGCTGGGTGACCGCTTCGTCTTCGGTCTCAGCCTGCTGCTGATCCTGGCGCTGCTGCTGGTGATCGGCAATACCATCCGTCTGCACATCGAGAACCGCCGCGCCGAGATCGAGGTGATCAAGCTGGTAGGTGGAACCGATGGCTATGTGCGACGTCCCTTCCTTTATATGGGCGCGTTGTACGGTTTCGGCGCAGGTATCTTCGCCTGGCTGCTGCTGGCGTTCGGGCTGGATTGGCTGAATGATGCTGTAGTACGTTTGGCCGGCCTTTACGGTAGCGATTTCGCGCTGGGTGGCGTACCTTCTTCCGACGGTTTTTCGCTGCTGCTCGGCGCCGTGCTGTTGGGCTATATTGGTGCCTGGCTGGCGGTGGCGCGTCATCTGAACGAACTTGCACCCCGTTAG
- the ftsE gene encoding cell division ATP-binding protein FtsE codes for MIRFEQVAKRYPNGHVGLHELSFRVRPGEFLFVTGHSGAGKSTLLRLLLAMERPTSGKLLLAGQDLSTITNAQIPFLRRQIGVVFQNHQLLFDRTVYDNVALPLQILGLSKPEIGKRVGAALERVSLSDKAAQSPGDLSTGQQQRVGIARAIVHRPALLLADEPTGNLDPRLAAEIMGVFEDINQLGTTVLIASHDLALIARMRQRMLTLQRGRLIGDGEAA; via the coding sequence ATGATCCGATTCGAGCAGGTCGCCAAGCGTTATCCTAATGGCCATGTCGGGCTGCACGAGCTGAGCTTCCGCGTTCGCCCCGGCGAATTCCTCTTTGTCACCGGTCACTCCGGTGCTGGCAAGAGCACACTGCTGCGCCTGCTGCTGGCGATGGAGCGGCCCACCAGCGGCAAGCTGCTGCTGGCCGGACAGGATCTGTCGACCATCACCAACGCGCAGATTCCCTTCCTGCGCCGACAGATCGGCGTGGTGTTCCAGAACCACCAGTTGCTGTTCGATCGCACTGTCTACGACAACGTCGCCCTGCCACTGCAGATTCTCGGTCTGTCCAAGCCAGAGATCGGCAAACGCGTCGGCGCTGCGCTGGAGCGCGTCAGCCTCAGCGACAAGGCGGCGCAGTCGCCTGGCGATCTGTCCACCGGTCAGCAACAGCGCGTCGGTATCGCCCGTGCCATCGTTCACCGTCCCGCTCTGCTGCTGGCAGACGAGCCCACCGGTAACCTCGACCCGCGCCTGGCCGCCGAGATCATGGGGGTGTTCGAAGACATCAACCAGTTGGGTACCACGGTGCTGATCGCCAGCCACGACCTGGCGCTGATCGCGCGCATGCGTCAGCGCATGCTCACCCTGCAACGCGGTCGCCTGATCGGTGATGGGGAGGCTGCCTGA
- the ftsY gene encoding signal recognition particle-docking protein FtsY: MFGSNDDKKSPAEAGAQTPPVTEEKKSLFSWWRKKPAENAAEPTQPAPVEQPESAQPPAEPSTPESAPEALPALEPEVAEAAPAPVPQAEPLVAEPSVAPPVVVEPPPVPEPVAEALPEVVAPALVAVPATQEKPSFFARLKQGLSKTSASLGEGMASLFLGKKVIDDDLLDDLETRLLTADVGVEATTAIIGNLTKRVARKELADSGALYKALQEELVTLLKPVEQSLVIDTAKQPYVILVVGVNGVGKTTTIGKLAKKLQLEGKKVMLAAGDTFRAAAVEQLQVWGERNNIAVIAQHTGADSASVIFDAVQAAKSRGIDVLIADTAGRLHTKDNLMEELKKVRRVIGKLDDTAPHEVLLVLDAGTGQNAINQAKQFNQTVNLTGLALTKLDGTAKGGVIFALAKQFGLPIRYIGVGEGIDDLRPFQAQAFVQALFEERERA; the protein is encoded by the coding sequence ATGTTTGGTTCCAATGACGACAAGAAGTCGCCGGCCGAGGCTGGCGCGCAGACTCCGCCTGTGACCGAAGAAAAGAAATCCCTGTTCAGTTGGTGGCGCAAGAAGCCCGCTGAGAACGCAGCCGAGCCGACTCAGCCCGCGCCCGTCGAGCAGCCCGAGTCTGCTCAACCACCTGCCGAGCCGTCGACACCTGAGAGCGCGCCCGAAGCCTTGCCGGCACTCGAGCCCGAAGTGGCTGAGGCCGCGCCTGCTCCAGTGCCACAGGCTGAGCCGCTGGTTGCCGAACCCTCGGTCGCCCCGCCTGTTGTCGTTGAGCCGCCGCCCGTGCCTGAGCCTGTTGCCGAAGCCTTGCCCGAGGTTGTTGCGCCCGCTCTCGTCGCTGTGCCAGCCACTCAGGAAAAGCCGAGTTTCTTCGCCCGCCTCAAGCAAGGCCTGTCCAAGACCAGCGCCAGCCTTGGTGAGGGCATGGCCAGCCTGTTCCTCGGCAAGAAGGTCATCGACGATGACCTGCTCGATGATCTGGAAACCCGCCTGCTGACCGCCGACGTCGGCGTCGAGGCGACCACCGCGATCATCGGCAACCTGACCAAGCGAGTGGCACGCAAGGAGCTGGCAGACAGCGGTGCGCTGTACAAGGCGCTGCAGGAAGAGCTGGTGACCTTGCTCAAGCCGGTCGAGCAGTCGCTGGTCATCGACACTGCCAAACAACCTTACGTGATTCTCGTCGTGGGCGTGAACGGCGTGGGCAAGACCACCACCATCGGCAAGCTGGCCAAGAAGCTGCAACTCGAAGGTAAGAAGGTCATGCTCGCTGCCGGCGATACCTTCCGCGCTGCTGCGGTGGAGCAGTTGCAGGTCTGGGGTGAGCGCAACAACATCGCGGTGATCGCCCAGCACACCGGCGCCGACTCGGCTTCGGTGATCTTCGATGCGGTGCAGGCGGCCAAGTCGCGCGGCATCGACGTGCTGATCGCTGACACCGCCGGGCGCCTGCACACCAAAGACAACCTGATGGAAGAGCTGAAGAAGGTGCGTCGGGTGATCGGCAAGCTGGACGACACCGCACCGCACGAAGTGCTGCTGGTACTCGACGCCGGCACCGGGCAGAACGCCATCAATCAGGCCAAGCAATTCAACCAGACCGTGAACCTCACCGGCCTGGCGCTGACCAAACTCGACGGCACCGCCAAGGGCGGCGTCATCTTCGCCCTGGCCAAGCAGTTTGGCCTGCCGATTCGTTACATCGGCGTGGGCGAAGGCATCGATGACCTGCGGCCCTTCCAGGCGCAGGCTTTCGTTCAGGCACTCTTCGAGGAGCGCGAGCGGGCATGA
- a CDS encoding M16 family metallopeptidase, with protein sequence MNAIARRSLGLLFGAICVPLAAFASPAQPTHEFKLDNGLKVIVREDHRAPVVVSQIWYKVGSSYETPGSTGLSHALEHMMFKGSGKFGPGEASRILRELGAEENAFTSDDYTAYYQVLASDRLGVALELEADRLASLTLPADEFSKEIEVIKEERRLRTDDRPSSLAYERFKAMAYPASGYSIPTIGWMADLDRMHIDELRAWHQKWYAPNNATLVVVGDVSVDEVKAQVQRYFGGIARGEVPTAKLPLELAAPGERRTTLYLKTQLPNLIMGFNVPGLATAETPRQVYALRLAAALLDGGYSARLSTRLERGEELVSGASAWYNAFSRGDSLFILSATPNVQKGKTLEQAEAGLWRELEELKKAPPSAAELARVRAQVIAGLVYERDSITSQATSIGQLETVGLSWQLIDQELNELQAVTPADIQQAARTFFVRDRLSVAHVLPEASRHEESRHED encoded by the coding sequence ATGAATGCCATTGCCCGCCGTTCCCTCGGCCTGCTGTTCGGCGCAATCTGCGTGCCACTTGCAGCCTTCGCCTCCCCCGCTCAACCCACCCACGAATTCAAACTGGACAATGGCCTCAAGGTCATCGTCCGCGAGGATCATCGCGCCCCCGTGGTGGTTTCGCAGATCTGGTACAAGGTCGGCTCCAGCTACGAAACGCCCGGCTCCACCGGCCTTTCCCACGCCCTGGAACACATGATGTTCAAGGGCAGCGGCAAGTTCGGCCCCGGCGAAGCCTCGCGCATCCTGCGTGAACTGGGCGCCGAGGAGAATGCCTTCACCAGCGACGACTACACCGCCTACTACCAGGTGCTGGCCAGTGACCGCCTGGGCGTGGCCCTGGAGCTGGAAGCCGATCGCCTGGCCAGCCTGACGCTGCCGGCCGACGAGTTCAGCAAGGAGATCGAGGTAATCAAGGAGGAGCGTCGCCTGCGCACTGACGACCGCCCGTCCTCGCTGGCCTACGAACGCTTCAAGGCCATGGCTTATCCGGCCAGTGGCTACAGCATCCCGACCATCGGCTGGATGGCCGACCTCGATCGCATGCACATCGACGAACTGCGCGCCTGGCACCAGAAGTGGTACGCGCCGAACAACGCCACCCTGGTGGTGGTCGGTGACGTCAGCGTGGATGAGGTGAAAGCCCAGGTTCAGCGCTACTTCGGCGGCATTGCGCGCGGTGAAGTGCCGACCGCCAAGCTGCCGCTGGAGCTGGCTGCGCCGGGTGAACGCCGCACCACGCTGTATCTCAAAACCCAGCTGCCGAACCTGATCATGGGCTTCAACGTGCCAGGTCTGGCCACCGCCGAAACGCCACGCCAGGTCTACGCCCTGCGCCTGGCCGCTGCCTTGCTTGACGGCGGCTACAGCGCGCGTCTGTCGACTCGCCTGGAGCGTGGCGAAGAGCTCGTTTCCGGCGCCAGCGCCTGGTACAACGCCTTCAGCCGCGGCGACAGCCTGTTCATCCTCTCGGCCACGCCCAACGTGCAGAAGGGCAAGACCCTGGAGCAGGCCGAAGCCGGCCTGTGGCGCGAACTGGAAGAGCTTAAGAAAGCCCCGCCGTCCGCTGCCGAACTGGCCCGCGTACGCGCCCAGGTCATCGCAGGCCTGGTCTATGAGCGCGACTCGATCACCAGCCAGGCCACCAGCATCGGCCAACTGGAAACCGTTGGTCTGTCCTGGCAACTGATCGACCAGGAACTGAACGAACTGCAGGCCGTCACCCCGGCCGATATCCAGCAGGCGGCCCGCACCTTCTTCGTCCGCGACCGCCTGAGCGTCGCCCACGTTCTGCCTGAAGCATCCCGTCATGAGGAGTCCCGCCATGAAGACTGA
- a CDS encoding M16 family metallopeptidase — translation MKTEHRRLGLLGLVLSSALLLGACANLSDKAPTGDAAKLQSLAALDGKAPTRRTLDIQTWNTAQGAKVLFVEAHELPMFDLRLTFAAGSSQDDGVPGLATLTNAMLNEGVPGKDVGAIAAGFEGLGAEFGNGAYRDMAVASLRSLSAQEQREPALALFADVLGKPTFPADSLARIKNQLLAGFEFQKQNPGKLASLELFERLYGKHPYAHPSDGTAQSIPAITRQQLQAFHARAYAAGNVVIALVGDLSRSEAEAIANRVSAALPQGPALAKIAQPQTPKPGTSHIEYPSNQTHLMLAQLGIDRRDPDYAALYLGNQIFGGGGFGTRLMSEVREKRGLTYGVYSGFSAMQARGPFMINLQTRAELSEGTLALVKQLLADYLRDGPTQQELDNAKRELAGSFPLSTASNADIVGQLASMGFYDLPLSYLDDFMRDVQNLSTDQVKAAMAKHLDPEALVVVSAGPTVAQKELPPPTERPVELPSTVPH, via the coding sequence ATGAAGACTGAGCACCGCCGCCTGGGCCTGCTCGGCCTGGTACTGTCCAGCGCACTGCTACTGGGCGCCTGCGCCAACCTCTCTGACAAGGCCCCGACGGGCGATGCCGCCAAGCTGCAGTCGCTGGCCGCGCTCGACGGCAAGGCACCGACCCGCCGTACTCTGGATATCCAGACCTGGAACACCGCGCAGGGTGCCAAAGTGCTGTTCGTCGAAGCCCATGAGCTGCCGATGTTCGACCTGCGCCTGACCTTCGCTGCCGGCAGCAGCCAGGACGACGGCGTGCCAGGCCTTGCCACCTTGACCAACGCCATGCTCAACGAAGGCGTGCCAGGCAAGGACGTTGGCGCCATCGCCGCCGGTTTCGAAGGCCTCGGCGCCGAGTTCGGCAACGGCGCCTATCGCGACATGGCAGTGGCCAGCCTGCGCAGTCTCAGCGCGCAGGAGCAACGTGAGCCGGCACTGGCGCTGTTCGCCGATGTACTGGGCAAGCCCACCTTCCCGGCCGACTCGCTGGCGCGGATCAAGAATCAGTTGCTCGCCGGCTTCGAGTTCCAGAAGCAGAACCCGGGCAAGCTGGCCAGCCTGGAGCTGTTCGAGCGTCTCTACGGCAAGCACCCCTACGCCCATCCGAGCGACGGCACGGCGCAATCGATTCCGGCCATCACCCGCCAACAGCTGCAGGCCTTCCATGCCCGCGCCTATGCGGCCGGCAATGTGGTGATCGCGCTGGTCGGCGACCTCTCGCGAAGCGAAGCCGAGGCCATCGCCAACCGTGTGTCGGCCGCCCTGCCGCAAGGCCCGGCACTGGCGAAGATCGCCCAGCCGCAGACGCCCAAGCCCGGCACCAGTCATATCGAATACCCGTCCAACCAGACCCACCTGATGCTCGCCCAGCTCGGCATCGACCGCCGTGATCCGGACTACGCCGCGCTGTACCTGGGCAACCAGATCTTTGGCGGCGGCGGTTTTGGCACGCGGTTGATGAGCGAAGTGCGCGAGAAACGCGGCCTGACCTACGGCGTCTACTCCGGCTTCAGCGCCATGCAGGCACGCGGCCCGTTCATGATCAACCTGCAAACCCGCGCCGAACTCAGCGAAGGCACCCTGGCGCTGGTCAAGCAACTGCTGGCCGACTACCTGCGCGATGGCCCGACCCAGCAGGAGCTGGATAATGCCAAGCGCGAGCTGGCCGGCAGCTTCCCGCTGTCCACCGCGAGCAATGCCGATATCGTCGGCCAGCTGGCATCGATGGGTTTCTACGACCTGCCGCTGAGCTACCTGGACGATTTCATGCGTGACGTGCAGAACCTGAGCACCGATCAAGTGAAAGCGGCGATGGCCAAGCACCTCGATCCCGAGGCGCTGGTGGTGGTTAGCGCTGGTCCGACAGTAGCGCAGAAGGAGCTGCCGCCGCCCACCGAGCGCCCGGTCGAGCTGCCCAGCACGGTGCCACACTGA
- the rsmD gene encoding 16S rRNA (guanine(966)-N(2))-methyltransferase RsmD: MRGRPPQKPAAGKAHGGQGQLRIIGGQWRSRRFAFPDGPGLRPTPDRVRETLFNWLAPYVEGAHVLDPFAGSGALLLEALSRGAASGLACDLSPASVASLRGHLATLQCRNGEIQLGDALQLLARPAPRRFDIVLLDPPFHKDLLQGACTLLEAQGWLADDAWIYTESETAPSTLGLPGNWRLHREKHTGQVHYALWQRG; this comes from the coding sequence ATGCGCGGTCGCCCCCCTCAGAAACCCGCCGCAGGCAAGGCCCACGGCGGCCAGGGCCAGTTGCGCATCATTGGCGGGCAGTGGCGTTCACGGCGCTTCGCCTTTCCTGATGGGCCGGGCCTGCGCCCGACCCCGGATCGGGTGCGCGAGACGCTGTTTAACTGGCTGGCGCCCTATGTCGAAGGCGCCCATGTGCTCGACCCTTTCGCCGGCAGCGGCGCATTGCTGCTCGAAGCACTGTCGCGCGGCGCCGCCAGCGGCCTGGCCTGCGACCTCAGCCCGGCGTCGGTGGCCTCGCTGCGCGGGCATCTGGCGACGCTGCAATGCCGCAACGGCGAAATCCAGCTGGGCGACGCTCTGCAACTGCTGGCGCGCCCGGCGCCACGGCGCTTCGATATCGTCCTGCTCGACCCGCCGTTTCACAAGGATCTGCTGCAAGGCGCCTGCACGCTGCTGGAGGCACAAGGCTGGCTGGCCGACGACGCCTGGATCTATACCGAAAGCGAAACAGCGCCCTCGACCTTGGGCCTGCCGGGCAACTGGCGTCTGCACCGCGAGAAGCACACCGGCCAGGTGCATTACGCGCTGTGGCAGCGTGGATGA
- a CDS encoding hydrolase: protein MTTPFKPAWWLPSPHLQTLWNPFCRKPPQLERQRERLWLDDGDFLDLDWHGPHDAQAPLVLVLHGLTGSSSSLYVLGLQQALAARGWASVALNWRGCSGEPNLLPRGYHSGASEDLASAVAHLRAQRPMAPLYAVGYSLGGNVLLKYLGESGEQSQLQGAVAVSVPFRLDQCADRIGLGFSRVYQAHFMREMVAYVNNKQRLFAESGLSERLSVLERLGPLDGMRTFWDFDGRITAPLHGFADAHDYYRRASSRFYLGAIRTRTLIIQAEDDPFIFRHSLPEASELAPGIEFELHAKGGHVGFVEGSPRKPVYYLERRIPQWLADLG, encoded by the coding sequence ATGACCACGCCCTTCAAACCCGCCTGGTGGCTCCCCAGCCCGCATCTGCAGACGCTGTGGAACCCCTTCTGCCGCAAACCGCCGCAACTGGAGCGGCAGCGCGAACGGCTGTGGCTGGACGATGGTGACTTTCTCGATCTCGACTGGCACGGCCCACACGATGCCCAGGCACCGCTGGTGCTGGTACTGCATGGCCTGACCGGCAGTTCCAGCTCGCTCTATGTACTCGGCCTGCAACAGGCTCTGGCTGCGCGCGGCTGGGCCAGCGTGGCACTGAACTGGCGTGGCTGCTCCGGCGAGCCCAACCTGCTGCCGCGCGGCTACCACTCCGGCGCCAGTGAGGATCTGGCGTCGGCGGTCGCGCATCTGCGCGCGCAACGGCCGATGGCGCCGCTGTACGCCGTCGGCTATTCGCTGGGCGGCAACGTGCTGCTCAAGTATCTGGGCGAAAGCGGCGAGCAGAGCCAGCTGCAAGGCGCTGTGGCAGTGTCGGTGCCGTTTCGCCTGGATCAGTGCGCCGACCGCATCGGTCTGGGCTTCTCGCGGGTGTACCAGGCGCACTTCATGCGCGAGATGGTCGCTTATGTGAACAACAAACAGCGCCTGTTCGCCGAAAGCGGCTTGAGCGAGCGCCTGTCGGTGCTGGAGCGCTTGGGGCCGCTGGATGGCATGCGCACCTTCTGGGACTTCGACGGGCGCATCACCGCGCCGCTGCATGGTTTCGCCGATGCCCACGATTATTACCGGCGTGCCTCCAGCCGCTTCTACCTGGGGGCAATCCGCACGCGTACGTTGATCATCCAGGCCGAGGACGATCCCTTTATCTTCCGCCATAGCCTGCCCGAGGCCAGCGAACTGGCCCCCGGCATCGAGTTCGAGCTGCATGCCAAGGGCGGGCATGTCGGCTTCGTCGAGGGCAGCCCGCGCAAGCCGGTGTATTACCTGGAACGGCGCATCCCACAGTGGTTGGCTGACCTCGGCTAA
- a CDS encoding TetR/AcrR family transcriptional regulator, with translation MAPPKTRDRIVAESLALFNSQGERNVTTNHIAAHLGMSPGNLYYHFRNKQVIIAELFAQYEAQVDSFLRPPEGRALTVEDKTFYLEALLAAMWHYRFLHRDLEHLLESDAELAERYRAFARRCLVGAQSIYQGFVEAGILLMSPAQIEALTLNSWIIMTSWVRFLCTTGANPDDLSQDMLRRGIYQVLALEGGYLAPAAREAVEALYGRLHVPLEQVLG, from the coding sequence ATGGCGCCACCCAAGACCCGCGACCGCATCGTTGCCGAGAGCCTGGCCCTGTTCAACAGCCAGGGCGAGCGCAACGTCACCACCAATCACATTGCCGCGCACCTGGGCATGTCGCCGGGCAACCTGTATTACCACTTCCGTAACAAGCAGGTGATCATCGCCGAGCTGTTCGCCCAGTACGAAGCGCAGGTGGACAGCTTCCTGCGTCCACCCGAAGGTCGTGCCCTGACGGTGGAGGACAAGACCTTCTACCTGGAGGCGTTGCTGGCCGCGATGTGGCACTACCGCTTTCTGCACCGCGATCTGGAGCATCTGCTGGAGTCCGATGCTGAGCTGGCCGAGCGCTACCGTGCCTTCGCCCGCCGCTGCCTGGTGGGCGCGCAATCGATTTATCAGGGGTTCGTCGAGGCAGGCATCCTGCTGATGAGTCCGGCGCAGATCGAGGCATTGACGCTCAACAGCTGGATCATCATGACCTCCTGGGTGCGCTTTCTCTGCACCACAGGCGCCAACCCGGACGACCTCAGCCAGGACATGCTGCGCCGCGGGATCTATCAGGTTCTGGCGTTGGAAGGGGGCTACCTGGCACCTGCGGCGCGCGAAGCGGTCGAGGCGCTGTATGGCCGGCTGCATGTGCCGCTGGAGCAGGTGCTGGGGTGA
- a CDS encoding coniferyl aldehyde dehydrogenase, whose amino-acid sequence MVADIAYLQQSQQQINQLDATFAQQRSAFAANPMPSAEQRIQWLKSLSELLTQQQDALVAAISTDFSNRSADETLLAELMPSLHGIHYATKRIRKWMKPSRRSVGMQFMPASAKVIYQPLGVVGIIVPWNYPLFLAIGPLTGALAAGNRVMIKMSESTPVTSQLVKDLLARVFPEDLVSVALGEAEVGMAFSKLPFDHLLFTGATSIGKHVMRAAAENLTPVTLELGGKSPAIVSADVPLADAAERIAFGKTLNAGQTCVAPDYVLVPRDRIDGFVSAYRDVVQRFYPQLKDNPDYTAIINERQLARLNGYLQDAQTKGARIVPLYPEAQGRRLPQILVLDVNDDMKLMQDEIFGPLLPVVPYDRIEDAFAYVNARPRPLALYYFGYDKREQQRVLHETHSGGVCLNDTLLHVAQDDMPFGGVGPSGMGHYHGHEGFLTFSKAKGVFIKQRFNAARLIYPPYGKAIQKLVYKLFVR is encoded by the coding sequence ATGGTCGCCGACATCGCCTATCTGCAGCAGAGCCAACAGCAGATCAACCAGCTGGACGCCACCTTCGCCCAGCAACGCTCTGCCTTTGCCGCCAATCCGATGCCGTCGGCTGAACAACGTATCCAGTGGCTGAAGTCCCTGAGCGAGCTGCTGACCCAGCAGCAGGACGCCCTGGTGGCGGCGATCTCCACAGACTTCAGCAACCGCTCAGCCGACGAAACCCTGCTCGCCGAACTGATGCCCAGCCTGCATGGCATTCACTACGCCACCAAGCGCATCAGGAAGTGGATGAAACCCTCACGACGTAGCGTCGGCATGCAGTTCATGCCGGCCTCGGCTAAGGTCATCTACCAGCCGCTGGGCGTGGTCGGCATCATCGTGCCGTGGAACTACCCGCTGTTTCTCGCCATCGGTCCGCTGACCGGCGCACTGGCCGCCGGCAACCGGGTGATGATCAAGATGAGCGAATCCACCCCGGTCACCTCGCAGTTGGTCAAGGATCTGCTGGCGCGCGTCTTTCCCGAGGATCTGGTCAGCGTCGCCCTGGGTGAAGCGGAAGTCGGCATGGCCTTCTCCAAGTTGCCTTTCGACCACCTGCTGTTCACTGGCGCCACCAGCATCGGCAAACACGTGATGCGCGCCGCCGCCGAAAACCTGACTCCGGTGACCCTCGAACTGGGTGGCAAATCACCGGCCATCGTGTCCGCCGACGTACCACTGGCCGACGCCGCCGAGCGCATCGCCTTCGGCAAGACGCTCAATGCCGGGCAAACCTGCGTGGCGCCGGACTACGTGCTGGTGCCGCGAGACCGCATCGACGGTTTCGTCAGTGCCTACCGCGACGTCGTGCAGCGCTTCTACCCGCAGCTCAAGGACAACCCGGACTACACCGCGATCATCAACGAACGCCAGTTGGCACGCCTCAACGGCTATCTGCAGGACGCACAGACCAAGGGCGCGCGCATCGTCCCGCTGTACCCCGAAGCCCAGGGCCGGCGGCTGCCGCAGATTCTGGTGCTCGACGTCAACGACGATATGAAGCTGATGCAGGACGAGATCTTCGGCCCGCTACTGCCGGTGGTGCCCTATGACCGCATCGAAGACGCCTTCGCCTACGTCAACGCCCGGCCGCGCCCACTGGCGCTTTACTACTTCGGCTACGACAAGCGCGAGCAGCAGCGCGTGCTGCACGAAACCCACTCTGGGGGCGTGTGCCTGAACGACACCCTACTGCACGTGGCGCAGGACGACATGCCGTTCGGCGGCGTCGGCCCGTCGGGCATGGGCCATTACCACGGTCACGAAGGCTTCCTGACCTTCAGCAAGGCCAAGGGCGTGTTCATCAAACAGCGCTTCAACGCAGCGCGGCTGATCTACCCGCCCTATGGCAAGGCGATCCAGAAGCTGGTCTACAAGTTGTTCGTACGCTGA
- a CDS encoding twin-arginine translocation pathway signal protein gives MNDTTLHAPQLSRRSLLKVGLLGTTLLGTAGLTATLSGCSASTPASGYLILRSSDLPFLRALIPVMLDGAVSAEQMPEAIDGTLKSLDNSLAHLSPEMLKLTVQLFDVLALPITRGPLTGVWGSWENASGDDVHNFLRRWQNSSLSLLRMGHASLLQLVMMAWYSRQEAWAHCGYPGPPTV, from the coding sequence ATGAATGACACCACTCTTCACGCGCCGCAGCTGTCGCGACGCAGCCTGCTCAAGGTCGGCCTGCTGGGCACGACGCTGCTCGGTACTGCCGGGCTGACCGCTACGCTCAGCGGCTGCTCGGCCAGCACGCCGGCCAGTGGTTATCTGATCCTGCGCAGCAGCGACCTGCCGTTTCTACGTGCGCTGATTCCAGTGATGCTCGATGGCGCCGTCAGCGCCGAGCAGATGCCAGAGGCTATCGACGGCACACTGAAGAGCCTCGATAACAGCCTGGCGCACCTGTCGCCGGAGATGCTGAAACTCACCGTGCAGCTGTTCGACGTGCTGGCCCTGCCCATCACCCGCGGCCCGCTGACCGGCGTATGGGGCAGTTGGGAAAACGCCAGTGGCGATGACGTGCACAACTTCCTCAGGCGCTGGCAGAACAGCAGCCTGAGCCTGCTGCGCATGGGCCATGCCTCGCTGCTGCAACTGGTGATGATGGCCTGGTACAGCCGCCAGGAAGCCTGGGCGCATTGCGGCTATCCCGGCCCACCCACCGTATAA